The following coding sequences are from one Megamonas funiformis window:
- the gltX gene encoding glutamate--tRNA ligase: MSEQIRVRFAPSPTGPFHIGGARSALFNWLLAKKYTDGKFVLRIEDTDRVRSTKESEENIKAALKWLGLDWNEGIDVGGEYGPYRQTERLDIYKKFTDKLLAEGKAYYCYCTEEEIEAERQALRAQNKMPLYGGHCRNLTPEQIAKYEAEGRKPVIRFRTPCDQSVNFDDMVRGKMSFDSNGIGDFVIVKADGIPVYNYAVVIDDALMHITHVIRAEEHLSNTPRQVVLYEALGFPVPKFGHISLILGKDHTKMSKRHGATSVEQYKNLGYLPEAIVNFLALLGWAPQSEQEIFSIDELIKEFSMDHVAKNPAVFDIDKLNWINAQYMKKIPASQITQMAIPHLIEKGYISDTPDEQEMARLNRFTEVIRDHLSFAAQYVDFADLYYKDDFTVEDDECKAVLEEETATEVITMFKNKLAELTEFTAENIQPIFKQIMKDFKANKGIKLGGKSVYMPIRIALTGQMHGPDLAGLVEVLGYERAAKRIERTLA, from the coding sequence ATGTCTGAACAAATCAGAGTTAGATTTGCACCAAGTCCTACTGGTCCATTCCATATTGGTGGGGCAAGAAGTGCATTATTCAACTGGTTATTAGCGAAAAAATACACTGATGGAAAATTTGTTTTACGTATTGAAGATACAGATAGAGTTCGCTCTACAAAAGAATCTGAGGAAAATATCAAAGCTGCTTTAAAATGGCTCGGTCTTGATTGGAATGAAGGTATTGATGTAGGTGGCGAATATGGTCCTTATCGTCAAACTGAACGTTTAGATATTTATAAAAAATTCACTGATAAATTATTAGCTGAAGGTAAAGCTTATTACTGCTATTGCACAGAAGAAGAAATCGAAGCTGAACGTCAAGCTCTTCGTGCACAAAATAAAATGCCTCTTTATGGTGGTCATTGCCGTAACCTCACACCTGAACAAATCGCAAAATACGAAGCTGAAGGTAGAAAACCTGTTATCCGCTTTCGCACTCCTTGCGACCAATCCGTAAACTTTGATGATATGGTTCGTGGAAAAATGAGCTTTGACTCCAACGGTATTGGTGATTTCGTTATCGTTAAAGCTGATGGTATCCCTGTATATAACTACGCAGTAGTAATCGATGATGCTCTAATGCATATCACTCATGTAATCCGTGCAGAAGAACATTTATCCAACACTCCTCGTCAAGTAGTTTTATATGAAGCACTTGGCTTCCCTGTACCAAAATTTGGTCATATTTCTCTTATCTTAGGTAAAGACCATACAAAAATGAGTAAACGTCATGGTGCAACTTCTGTTGAACAATATAAAAACCTTGGATATTTACCAGAAGCAATCGTTAACTTCTTAGCACTTTTAGGCTGGGCTCCTCAAAGTGAACAAGAAATCTTCTCCATTGATGAATTAATCAAAGAATTCTCTATGGACCATGTAGCTAAAAATCCAGCTGTATTTGATATCGACAAATTAAACTGGATCAACGCTCAATACATGAAAAAAATCCCTGCTTCTCAAATCACACAGATGGCTATTCCTCATCTCATCGAAAAAGGCTATATCTCTGATACTCCAGATGAACAAGAAATGGCTAGATTAAATCGCTTCACAGAAGTTATTCGCGATCATTTGAGTTTTGCTGCTCAATATGTAGATTTCGCTGACCTCTATTATAAAGATGATTTCACAGTAGAAGATGATGAATGTAAAGCTGTTCTTGAAGAAGAAACTGCAACTGAAGTTATCACTATGTTTAAAAATAAATTAGCTGAGCTTACAGAATTCACAGCTGAAAATATCCAACCAATTTTCAAACAAATCATGAAAGACTTCAAAGCTAATAAAGGTATAAAATTAGGCGGAAAATCCGTTTATATGCCTATTCGTATTGCTTTAACTGGTCAAATGCATGGCCCTGACCTTGCTGGTCTTGTAGAAGTTTTAGGCTATGAACGTGCAGCAAAACGCATTGAACGCACTTTAGCTTAA
- the cysE gene encoding serine O-acetyltransferase — protein MNLLSTLKKDIRVVFERDPAAKSIFEVLLCYPGLHAIWLYRLSHYFYKKNWVVIPRLISHLGRFLTGIEIHPGAQIGPGLFIDHGSSIVIGETTIIGKNVTLYQGVTLGGTGKEKGKRHPTIGNNVVVACGAKVLGSFTVGDHAKIGAGSVVVKPVPAYATVVGIPGRVILIKGEKTQVEEKPISPKMRELAEELDVDLSHDKLPDPELDMIKTLSHRISDLQLQLEKLKKELEDSKNNHA, from the coding sequence ATGAACTTATTATCAACTTTAAAAAAAGATATTCGTGTTGTATTTGAGCGTGACCCTGCTGCCAAAAGTATATTTGAAGTTCTCTTATGTTATCCTGGTTTGCATGCTATTTGGCTTTACCGCTTAAGTCATTATTTCTACAAAAAAAATTGGGTAGTCATTCCTCGTTTAATCTCTCATTTAGGTAGATTTTTGACAGGAATTGAAATCCACCCTGGTGCGCAAATAGGCCCTGGTTTATTCATTGACCATGGTTCCAGTATCGTCATTGGCGAAACAACTATTATCGGTAAAAATGTTACCTTATACCAAGGAGTTACTTTGGGTGGTACAGGTAAAGAAAAAGGGAAACGCCACCCTACTATTGGTAATAATGTCGTAGTGGCTTGTGGTGCTAAAGTTTTAGGCTCATTCACTGTAGGCGACCATGCCAAAATTGGTGCTGGCTCTGTCGTAGTAAAACCAGTACCAGCATATGCTACTGTTGTAGGTATTCCGGGTAGAGTCATTTTAATCAAAGGTGAAAAAACACAAGTTGAAGAAAAACCAATTTCTCCAAAAATGCGTGAATTAGCCGAAGAGCTCGACGTCGATTTATCTCATGATAAGTTACCAGACCCTGAATTAGATATGATTAAAACACTTTCTCATCGTATTTCTGATTTACAATTACAATTAGAAAAACTAAAAAAAGAATTGGAGGATTCCAAGAATAATCATGCTTAA
- the cysS gene encoding cysteine--tRNA ligase: protein MLKVYNTLTKQKEEFKPLKEGQVSIYVCGVTPYNHPHIGNARPFVTWDVIKRYFTHLGYKVKHIQNFTDVDDKIIRTANQEGVNWSDISTRYINSYFEVMDKLHVKHADIYPKVSQTIPEIIDMISVLIDKGYAYELNGDVYFSVEKFKGYGKLSGRKLEDMMAGARIEVNESKHNPMDFALWKAAKPGEPFWESPWGNGRPGWHIECSTMSLKYLGKTFDFHGGGSDLIFPHHENEIAQSQAYCGDDHSFARYWLHNGFITINQEKMSKSLGNFFTVKEILDKYPAEVLRFFIVSTHYRSPLDFSDARLDEATTSLNRLKNALDNLKELAKNTTDATSGEELIAKAKQCKQNFFEAMDDDFNTALAIANMFDLSKEINIYYNEVTSGKVACSKVAVDTALDVFSEMADIIGILEEDDNSADDGLVDNLMNLIIDIRQNARKNKDWATADKIRDELKNIGITLEDSPTGVRWKK, encoded by the coding sequence ATGCTTAAAGTTTATAATACTCTAACAAAACAAAAAGAAGAATTCAAACCACTAAAAGAGGGACAAGTAAGCATTTATGTTTGCGGTGTTACACCATACAATCACCCTCATATTGGTAATGCTCGCCCATTCGTTACTTGGGACGTAATCAAACGCTATTTCACTCATCTTGGCTATAAAGTAAAACATATCCAAAACTTTACTGATGTAGATGATAAAATCATCCGCACTGCTAACCAAGAAGGTGTAAATTGGAGCGATATCTCCACAAGATATATCAATTCTTATTTTGAAGTAATGGATAAACTTCATGTAAAACATGCTGATATTTATCCTAAAGTATCTCAAACTATTCCAGAAATCATTGACATGATATCTGTACTCATTGATAAAGGCTATGCTTATGAATTAAATGGCGATGTTTATTTCAGCGTAGAAAAATTCAAAGGTTATGGTAAATTAAGTGGCCGTAAACTTGAAGATATGATGGCTGGTGCTCGCATTGAAGTCAATGAAAGCAAACACAATCCTATGGATTTTGCTCTTTGGAAAGCAGCAAAACCAGGTGAACCATTCTGGGAAAGCCCATGGGGCAATGGTCGTCCTGGCTGGCATATTGAATGTTCTACTATGTCTTTAAAATATCTTGGTAAAACATTTGATTTCCATGGTGGCGGTAGCGATTTAATCTTCCCTCATCATGAAAATGAAATTGCTCAATCTCAAGCTTATTGTGGTGATGACCATAGTTTTGCTCGCTATTGGCTTCATAATGGATTTATCACAATCAATCAAGAAAAAATGAGTAAATCTCTCGGCAATTTCTTCACTGTTAAAGAAATCCTTGATAAATACCCAGCAGAAGTACTTCGCTTCTTCATCGTATCTACTCATTATCGTAGCCCACTTGATTTCAGTGATGCTCGTCTTGATGAAGCTACAACTAGCTTAAACCGTTTGAAAAATGCTCTTGATAATCTCAAAGAATTAGCTAAAAACACAACTGATGCTACATCTGGTGAAGAACTTATCGCCAAAGCAAAACAGTGCAAACAAAATTTCTTTGAAGCTATGGACGATGATTTCAACACAGCTCTTGCTATCGCAAATATGTTTGACCTTTCTAAAGAAATCAATATCTACTACAATGAAGTAACTTCCGGTAAAGTAGCTTGCAGTAAAGTAGCTGTTGATACTGCTCTTGATGTATTCAGTGAAATGGCTGATATCATTGGTATTTTAGAAGAAGATGATAACTCCGCTGACGATGGACTTGTGGATAATCTCATGAATTTAATCATTGATATTCGTCAAAATGCTCGTAAAAATAAAGATTGGGCAACTGCTGATAAAATCCGTGACGAACTTAAAAATATCGGTATTACTTTAGAAGATTCTCCTACTGGTGTTCGCTGGAAAAAATAA
- a CDS encoding Mini-ribonuclease 3, with translation MKFKQYQYLKQHLFEFTAPDELKNRYEDIPTRNLSPLVLAYVGDAYYHLYIRTRLLNFEQSRVHLLNDFSMKLVSATLQAQAYKAIKDDLTEDEAYVFKRGKNAKSHAPRVASVHDYHISTGFEAVLGYLYLNKDFTRLDELCEKSFIAVAQNLSQQE, from the coding sequence ATGAAATTCAAACAATATCAATATTTAAAACAACATCTTTTTGAATTTACAGCACCTGATGAATTAAAAAATCGTTATGAAGATATACCTACGCGCAATCTATCTCCGCTTGTTTTAGCCTATGTAGGTGATGCTTATTATCATCTTTATATACGCACAAGATTGCTTAATTTTGAACAATCTCGCGTACATCTTTTGAATGATTTCAGTATGAAATTAGTTTCAGCTACGCTTCAAGCACAAGCTTATAAAGCTATCAAAGACGATTTAACGGAAGATGAAGCATATGTCTTCAAGCGTGGAAAAAATGCTAAATCGCACGCTCCACGTGTGGCTTCAGTCCATGATTATCATATAAGCACAGGATTTGAAGCAGTTTTAGGTTATCTATATCTCAATAAAGATTTCACTCGCTTAGATGAACTTTGTGAAAAATCTTTTATTGCTGTAGCTCAAAATTTATCCCAACAGGAATAA
- a CDS encoding acyl-CoA thioesterase, whose translation MISTSIHRVNFYDTDAMAVVHHSNYIRWFEIGRVNFLREIGITLGEMMEDGYVFPITEVKCKYIASGKFDDVLRIETTPVALTKVKMEFSYKIYRDCDNTLLVEGFTQNVFTSKATGHITRLPEKYYTKMQNALK comes from the coding sequence ATGATTAGTACCTCTATCCATCGTGTTAATTTTTATGATACTGATGCTATGGCTGTCGTACATCATTCTAACTACATACGTTGGTTTGAAATTGGCCGTGTTAATTTCTTACGTGAAATCGGTATCACACTTGGCGAAATGATGGAAGATGGCTATGTTTTTCCTATCACCGAAGTGAAATGTAAATATATAGCTTCAGGTAAATTTGATGATGTTTTACGCATAGAAACTACACCTGTAGCTTTAACCAAAGTAAAAATGGAATTCAGCTATAAAATCTATCGCGATTGTGATAATACTTTATTAGTTGAAGGTTTCACTCAAAATGTATTCACAAGCAAAGCTACTGGTCATATAACTCGTTTGCCTGAAAAATACTATACAAAAATGCAAAATGCTTTAAAATAA
- the murI gene encoding glutamate racemase: MDSNSPIGVFDSGLGGLTVLKELRRLLPHENFIFVGDSARAPYGSRTPEEIISFLQQFMDYFQSRGVKMAVCACNTMTSYGYPVIKDKTSFALVPMNPAIIPAVKASANKHIGVIATEATIKKGMHKQAASNLDPQIKVFGVGCPKFVPLIETGHIHDDAIDEAVQEYADKFKTSDIHSLILGCTHYPIISEVLTKHFGKDVALINPALETAKDAATILTKNNLLNTQEQSGSLELRFSAKQNNSEKMAEIILGSDIPPITDVDLTTFAK, from the coding sequence ATGGATAGCAATTCACCTATAGGTGTTTTTGATTCTGGTCTTGGAGGTCTCACAGTATTAAAAGAACTAAGACGCCTTTTACCTCATGAAAATTTTATATTTGTCGGAGATTCAGCTCGTGCCCCATATGGTTCACGCACTCCTGAAGAAATCATTTCATTTCTACAACAATTTATGGATTATTTCCAATCTCGTGGCGTAAAAATGGCAGTTTGTGCTTGCAATACTATGACATCTTATGGTTATCCAGTAATTAAAGATAAAACTTCTTTTGCTTTAGTTCCTATGAACCCAGCTATCATTCCTGCTGTTAAAGCTTCTGCAAATAAACATATTGGTGTTATTGCTACAGAAGCTACCATCAAAAAAGGCATGCATAAACAAGCAGCTTCTAACCTTGATCCACAGATAAAGGTTTTTGGTGTAGGTTGCCCAAAATTTGTACCATTGATTGAAACAGGTCATATTCATGATGATGCTATTGATGAAGCTGTACAAGAATATGCAGACAAGTTTAAAACTAGCGATATTCACTCTTTGATTTTAGGTTGTACACATTATCCTATCATCAGTGAAGTTTTAACAAAACATTTTGGCAAAGATGTTGCTTTAATCAATCCAGCCTTAGAAACAGCTAAAGATGCTGCTACTATACTTACAAAAAATAATTTACTCAATACACAAGAACAATCTGGTTCTCTTGAATTACGCTTTTCTGCCAAACAGAATAATTCTGAAAAAATGGCTGAAATTATTTTAGGTAGTGATATTCCACCTATTACAGATGTAGATTTAACTACATTTGCAAAATAA
- a CDS encoding coenzyme F420-0:L-glutamate ligase, whose protein sequence is MSEVKIIPIPTRILTKKDDIVDTIEKYTKDKIGPDDVITVAESVVAITQGLYIRPEDLKISHMAQFCCRFIPDYGSLATPHGMESLMIKEGHFRVAAGLFIGFLAKLVGKSGVFYQIAGRQTALIDDVTGTMPPFDKSIVYGPENTKEVVNNLKSRLNCFGAVIADVNDLKRSRIVDVTDGCNGQMVAKLLIDNPFGNASQKTPIAIIKNFKQYQEQNS, encoded by the coding sequence ATGTCTGAAGTTAAAATTATACCCATTCCGACTCGTATTCTAACAAAAAAAGATGATATTGTAGATACTATCGAAAAATATACAAAAGATAAAATTGGTCCTGATGATGTCATCACTGTAGCTGAAAGCGTTGTGGCTATCACTCAAGGATTATACATTCGTCCTGAAGACCTCAAAATTTCTCATATGGCTCAATTTTGTTGCCGTTTCATTCCAGATTATGGTAGTCTTGCAACTCCTCACGGTATGGAATCATTAATGATTAAAGAAGGTCATTTCCGTGTAGCTGCTGGCTTATTCATCGGCTTCTTAGCAAAATTAGTAGGTAAATCCGGTGTATTCTATCAAATCGCTGGCCGTCAAACAGCTCTTATTGATGATGTAACTGGCACAATGCCACCATTTGATAAATCTATCGTTTATGGCCCTGAAAACACAAAAGAAGTAGTTAATAATTTAAAATCTCGCCTTAACTGCTTTGGTGCTGTAATCGCCGATGTTAACGACTTAAAACGTTCTCGTATCGTAGATGTAACAGATGGCTGTAATGGTCAAATGGTTGCTAAATTACTTATCGATAATCCATTTGGTAACGCATCTCAAAAAACACCAATTGCTATAATTAAAAACTTTAAACAATACCAAGAACAAAATTCTTAA
- a CDS encoding RrF2 family transcriptional regulator, producing MQLNITTDYAIRIILALANRDGEVVSSKDISMTMKIPQKYVLKITRSLVAAELIERRSGVYGGFLLAKKPEEISLLEIVKVMEPTMYVNRCLEEDNYCSRDAVDNCSIRKFYTNFQNIIEEKFSEITIKTLIDNK from the coding sequence ATGCAGTTGAATATTACAACAGACTATGCTATTAGAATTATTTTAGCATTAGCTAATAGAGATGGCGAAGTAGTATCTTCAAAAGATATCTCTATGACGATGAAAATTCCTCAAAAATATGTATTGAAAATAACACGCAGTTTAGTAGCTGCTGAGTTGATAGAACGTCGTTCGGGTGTATATGGTGGTTTTTTATTGGCTAAAAAGCCAGAAGAGATATCTTTATTAGAAATAGTTAAAGTAATGGAACCAACGATGTATGTAAATCGTTGTTTAGAAGAAGATAATTATTGCAGTAGAGATGCTGTTGATAATTGTTCGATAAGAAAATTTTATACTAATTTTCAAAATATAATTGAAGAAAAATTTTCAGAGATTACTATAAAAACTTTGATAGACAATAAATAA
- a CDS encoding pyruvate carboxylase subunit B: protein MAKVKITETVLRDGHQSLLATRMRLSQMLPQLEALDAIGYKSLEAWGGATFDSCLRFLDEDPWERLDTLKAHLKTPIQMLLRGQNLLGYYQYPDDVVRAFVKKAAQHGIGVFRIFDALNDTRNLKTAVEAAKEAKAEVEHSVEVQGCLVYTVGGPHTIAEFGKLAKELDAMGVDSICIKDMSGLLKPYDAYELVKELKASTKLPIQLHTHYTSGFGSMAYMKAIEAGVDVIDCALSPFAMDTSQPCTETMVAALEGTEYDTGLDRQAMTPIAKHFLGVKKEIIDEFGLKGYFDVNPNVLDFQIPGGMLSNLVNQLKEMGMADKYQDLLDEMPRVRADLGYPPLVTPSSQIVGTMATFNVMTGERYKMVPDEFKKLARGEFGRTPQPVNPEVLEKCGIKEEDLVTCRPADLLEPGMDKFKAELADKGFPNASEEDVLSYALFPAVAEEFFKKRTVKTLKELGVANPTDEDVLLYNLDAEVAKKFFAAK, encoded by the coding sequence ATGGCAAAAGTAAAAATTACTGAAACAGTATTACGCGATGGCCATCAGTCCTTGCTTGCTACACGTATGCGTCTTTCCCAGATGCTTCCACAGCTCGAAGCTCTCGATGCTATTGGCTACAAATCTTTAGAAGCTTGGGGCGGAGCTACATTTGATAGCTGCCTTCGTTTCCTTGATGAAGATCCATGGGAACGTCTTGACACATTAAAAGCTCATCTTAAAACTCCTATTCAGATGTTGCTTCGTGGTCAGAACCTTTTAGGTTACTACCAATATCCAGATGATGTTGTTCGTGCTTTCGTTAAAAAAGCTGCTCAACATGGTATTGGTGTATTCCGTATCTTTGATGCTCTCAATGATACTCGTAACCTCAAAACAGCTGTAGAAGCTGCTAAAGAAGCTAAAGCTGAAGTTGAACATTCTGTAGAAGTTCAAGGTTGCTTAGTTTACACAGTTGGCGGTCCTCACACTATTGCTGAATTTGGTAAATTAGCTAAAGAACTTGATGCTATGGGCGTTGATTCCATCTGCATTAAAGATATGTCTGGTTTATTAAAACCATATGATGCTTATGAACTCGTTAAAGAATTAAAAGCATCCACAAAACTTCCTATTCAGTTACACACTCACTATACTAGCGGTTTTGGTTCCATGGCTTACATGAAAGCTATCGAAGCTGGTGTAGATGTAATTGACTGTGCACTTTCTCCATTCGCTATGGATACTTCTCAGCCTTGTACAGAAACTATGGTTGCTGCACTTGAAGGTACTGAATATGATACAGGTCTTGACCGTCAGGCTATGACTCCAATCGCTAAACACTTCCTCGGTGTTAAAAAAGAAATCATTGACGAATTTGGTTTAAAAGGTTACTTCGATGTTAATCCTAACGTTCTTGACTTCCAGATTCCAGGTGGTATGTTATCCAACCTTGTTAATCAGTTAAAAGAAATGGGTATGGCTGATAAATATCAAGATCTTCTTGATGAAATGCCACGCGTTCGTGCTGACCTTGGTTACCCACCACTCGTTACTCCTTCTAGCCAGATTGTAGGTACTATGGCTACATTCAACGTTATGACTGGCGAACGTTATAAAATGGTTCCAGATGAATTCAAAAAACTTGCTCGTGGTGAATTTGGTCGTACTCCACAGCCTGTTAACCCAGAAGTTCTTGAAAAATGCGGCATTAAAGAAGAAGACTTGGTTACTTGCCGTCCAGCAGACCTTCTCGAACCAGGTATGGATAAATTCAAAGCAGAACTTGCAGATAAAGGCTTCCCTAACGCTAGCGAAGAAGATGTATTATCTTATGCTCTCTTCCCAGCTGTTGCTGAAGAATTCTTCAAAAAACGTACTGTTAAAACTCTTAAAGAACTTGGTGTTGCTAACCCAACTGATGAAGATGTTTTACTTTACAACCTCGATGCTGAAGTTGCAAAAAAATTCTTTGCTGCTAAATAA
- a CDS encoding 3'-5' exonuclease — MFFKQEYIASVETNPSILFFDLEMTGGNTRYDEILQFSIVDLYKGVVFNEYIKPRKCKSWKDTEAIHHITPEMVKDCFTINAHQATIKNLFKHADMVIGYGIENDLRFMKKDKIFVGKNTIIYDLQKSFSRVYSNDNNMPSLKSCAQYYRCPNLGKAHDSLIDTYITVYCFVCIYGLDMPKWLKDIVEKQKSN; from the coding sequence TTGTTTTTTAAACAAGAATATATTGCATCAGTAGAAACAAATCCCTCTATATTATTTTTTGATTTAGAAATGACTGGTGGCAATACTAGATATGATGAAATTTTGCAATTTAGTATTGTGGATTTATATAAAGGTGTGGTATTCAATGAATATATAAAGCCACGAAAATGTAAATCGTGGAAAGATACAGAAGCTATACACCATATAACACCAGAAATGGTAAAAGATTGTTTTACGATAAATGCTCATCAAGCAACAATAAAAAATTTATTTAAACATGCAGATATGGTCATTGGCTATGGCATTGAAAATGATTTGCGCTTTATGAAAAAAGATAAAATTTTTGTAGGTAAAAATACCATTATTTATGATTTACAAAAATCTTTTTCACGAGTTTATAGCAATGATAATAATATGCCTAGCTTGAAATCTTGCGCGCAGTATTATAGATGTCCAAATTTAGGAAAAGCTCATGACAGTTTGATTGACACATATATTACCGTTTATTGTTTTGTATGCATTTATGGATTAGATATGCCCAAGTGGCTAAAAGATATAGTAGAAAAGCAAAAAAGTAATTAA
- a CDS encoding MFS transporter produces MARLIDKGTREYTCALIMMFFGSLAAFGAEYCLQPVIPILAQDFNLTPTQASLSMSFGTIGMAFSMLLIASISKHLERKKVMVIALGISSILILLMSITEEFALILALRFVQGILLAGFPSLAVAYINEEFNPKIIGAAIGVYVAATPLGGLVGRILISTLTDVASWRMGLMIAGILYLLSAIMMWIFLPPSLNKKIEHGKIKIQWKDFLSLLQNKKIIMIYLIAFCVMGCFVCTYNFISYVLMAEPYNLSQTIIGFIFVLYLVGSVSSAVMGTLSDHYGHGIIIVISVIIQLVGILLTLFMPLIVKIIGLAIFTYGFFGVHSNACAWAPQSCQNDKAQVSAMYMLFYYIGASTFGTIGGTFLSNYGWNGIVVFETVILTIGLILAIILYKKKE; encoded by the coding sequence ATGGCAAGATTAATAGATAAAGGTACTAGAGAATATACCTGTGCATTAATCATGATGTTTTTTGGTAGTTTGGCAGCATTTGGGGCAGAGTATTGTTTGCAACCAGTTATACCTATTTTGGCACAAGATTTTAACTTGACTCCGACACAAGCAAGTTTATCCATGTCTTTTGGCACAATCGGTATGGCTTTTTCAATGTTGTTGATAGCTAGTATTTCCAAACATTTGGAACGTAAAAAAGTCATGGTAATCGCTTTGGGGATTTCTTCTATATTGATATTGTTGATGTCAATTACAGAAGAATTTGCATTGATTTTGGCTTTGCGTTTTGTACAGGGAATTTTATTGGCAGGTTTTCCTTCTTTAGCTGTAGCTTATATAAATGAGGAATTCAATCCTAAAATAATCGGTGCTGCTATTGGTGTTTATGTAGCAGCAACGCCTCTTGGCGGTCTAGTTGGTCGTATTTTAATCAGTACCTTAACAGATGTAGCTTCATGGAGAATGGGCTTGATGATTGCTGGTATATTATATTTATTGAGTGCAATCATGATGTGGATTTTCTTGCCACCATCTCTAAATAAAAAAATCGAACATGGTAAAATTAAAATACAATGGAAAGATTTTTTGAGTTTATTGCAAAATAAGAAAATAATTATGATATATTTAATAGCTTTTTGTGTAATGGGCTGTTTTGTATGTACGTATAATTTTATTTCTTATGTATTGATGGCAGAACCTTATAATTTGAGCCAAACTATAATTGGCTTTATCTTTGTGCTTTATTTAGTAGGTTCAGTAAGTTCAGCCGTTATGGGAACATTATCTGACCATTATGGTCATGGAATAATAATCGTGATTTCTGTTATTATTCAATTAGTTGGTATTTTATTGACTTTATTTATGCCTTTAATCGTGAAGATAATAGGTCTTGCTATATTTACTTATGGCTTTTTTGGTGTGCATTCAAATGCTTGTGCGTGGGCACCGCAGAGTTGTCAAAATGATAAAGCACAAGTTTCTGCGATGTATATGCTATTTTACTATATTGGTGCTAGTACATTTGGTACAATTGGTGGTACTTTTTTAAGTAATTATGGTTGGAACGGTATAGTAGTATTTGAAACTGTTATTTTGACTATAGGTTTAATTTTGGCAATAATCTTATATAAAAAGAAGGAATAG